One region of Mycobacteriales bacterium genomic DNA includes:
- a CDS encoding vitamin K epoxide reductase family protein encodes MARSRGGAATKTRTSRPAPATAAAPVRSVPSGPNVRWAAPVTFPLSLIGLGLSIYLTIQHFSGSTSFAGCPASGKIDCAKVTTSSWSELFGHIPVALAGLIYYVVMVALVSPWAWRVANIWLDRLRLAAGVAGIGMVSYLVYAEVVKIKSICIYCTGVHIVTFLLFLTILAAYLLRPLDPIRE; translated from the coding sequence GTGGCTAGGTCCCGCGGCGGCGCCGCTACCAAGACCCGGACCTCGAGACCGGCTCCGGCCACGGCGGCCGCGCCGGTTCGCTCCGTCCCGAGCGGGCCCAACGTCCGCTGGGCCGCACCGGTCACGTTCCCGCTGTCGTTGATCGGGCTCGGCCTCTCGATCTACCTGACCATCCAGCACTTCAGCGGCTCGACCAGCTTCGCCGGCTGCCCGGCTTCGGGGAAGATCGACTGCGCCAAGGTGACGACGAGCTCCTGGTCGGAGCTGTTCGGGCACATCCCGGTCGCGCTCGCCGGGCTCATCTACTACGTCGTCATGGTCGCGCTCGTGAGCCCGTGGGCCTGGCGGGTCGCCAACATCTGGCTCGACCGGCTCCGCCTCGCAGCCGGGGTCGCCGGGATCGGGATGGTCTCCTACCTGGTCTACGCCGAGGTCGTGAAGATCAAGTCGATCTGCATCTACTGCACGGGCGTACACATCGTGACGTTCTTGCTGTTCCTCACGATCCTGGCGGCGTACCTGTTGCGGCCGTTGGACCCGATCCGGGAGTAG